In Croceicoccus sp. Ery15, a genomic segment contains:
- a CDS encoding helix-turn-helix domain-containing protein yields the protein MDENEIDDAIPNGKSVSDTLREERERQGVSRKEMSDRTKISERHLIAIDEGDYSAMPSRTYILGFVRSYANALDMDGNAMAQRLRDEMGLAEKARPERHLDHLEPGDPERNPSSKLTWLVLAGVIVLVAVVLVMWKGFFVPAAELPPLEDEQAEVAAPAPAAEEESEAPAATSEEVVFTATVDGIWVKFYDRSGTQLFQKQMALNERYAIPADADGPQIWTGRPDALTITVGGRAVAPLAAEQTVIRDIPVDAAALRARPAGPGLPARNP from the coding sequence GTGGACGAGAACGAAATCGACGATGCGATCCCCAACGGCAAGTCCGTGTCCGACACGCTGCGCGAGGAGCGTGAGCGGCAGGGCGTGAGCCGCAAGGAAATGTCCGACCGCACCAAGATTTCGGAACGCCATCTGATCGCCATCGACGAAGGCGATTATTCGGCCATGCCCAGTCGCACCTATATTCTGGGTTTCGTGCGCAGCTATGCCAATGCGCTGGACATGGACGGCAACGCCATGGCGCAGCGGTTGCGCGATGAAATGGGCCTTGCGGAAAAGGCGCGGCCCGAACGCCATCTCGACCATCTGGAACCCGGCGATCCCGAACGCAATCCGTCCAGCAAGCTGACCTGGCTGGTGCTGGCGGGCGTGATCGTGCTGGTCGCGGTGGTGCTGGTGATGTGGAAGGGCTTTTTCGTCCCCGCTGCCGAACTCCCCCCGCTGGAGGACGAGCAGGCCGAGGTTGCTGCTCCCGCTCCGGCAGCGGAGGAAGAAAGCGAAGCCCCCGCGGCGACTTCGGAAGAGGTGGTGTTTACCGCCACCGTCGACGGCATCTGGGTCAAGTTCTATGACCGCAGCGGCACGCAGCTGTTCCAGAAACAGATGGCCCTGAACGAACGCTATGCCATTCCCGCCGACGCCGATGGCCCGCAGATCTGGACCGGCCGCCCCGATGCGCTGACCATTACCGTGGGCGGGCGCGCGGTTGCGCCGCTGGCGGCCGAACAGACGGTGATCCGCGACATACCCGTCGACGCCGCCGCCCTGCGGGCGCGACCGGCGGGACCGGGCCTGCCAGCACGTAATCCCTGA